The sequence below is a genomic window from Sceloporus undulatus isolate JIND9_A2432 ecotype Alabama chromosome 5, SceUnd_v1.1, whole genome shotgun sequence.
caaaactaaaagttTGTGTGCTGAACTCTCAAATAGAGTCAGACAGAAATAGAGAAAAGGCTAATGAGGATCAGATAGGAACTTTGGGAGCTGAAAGTATGGTAGAAGTTCAGGGGAAAATGCTACTTTATTTTAACTAAAGAATTACACTATACTGTGTATGTGAAGCCAGGATAGTGCTAGATGTTTAACTTATCTGATGTACAATATTTTCCCCTATATCTCTGTCCAGAAATACATTCATTTAAGAATTAATAGGGAGTATAAGTCACAACTAGCAAACTGAACTGAACAATAAATATGTCCAGACACCTTGCAGCTCGAGTACCAGAGCCACAGAAAGACCTTAGGAGTAAAACAGCAAGATGAGTGATAGGAGCCTAGGGGTTGGAAGTGCAAGGCCAAAATggagaggagatccatcacatgaGCAAATTGTGAATTTTGCTGGTACTGAAATGTATTTGCAGGCCATCAAATCACTTGGTTTGATGAAATGTTTAGAAGCACTGAAATAAGTGCAGTTCCCATTGAAGTGGGTTAAGCATTGAAATAAGTGCAGTTTCCAGAAACCCCTGTTATGGAAcagccttcctcccaaaatgtgtGGTCTTTTCAGCACTTTTCTTTTCAGTCTGGCATTCTAAATAATTCCTGCAGACTGGCCTCTTGAATTTAAAATCTGCCTGGCACACACAGGTGTAAGTCCAACTTACTCTGTGTATgtcttttattttccctttcttttttttttaattctcttaCACACACTGCAATGACCAAATCCCACCCCCAAGACTCACCATTCAGCTGTTATAGTGCCTCATGACTGGTGGAAAGAAGAGGGGGTGAATGGGAAGCATTCAGCTGAGATCACCATAGGACCTCAGCGGATGGCAGCAGATGACCACTGGAATCCTATGTCATCAGTTACATTGCATAATTTTACATATatctagctatgtagcagaggcactaagaaacccatGTACTGAGTTTGGAAGATGTGTAACAGGCCACTAGTAAGAGTGCTCAATGTGCTTTGGTGCCCAATGCACATCAAGACCAGTGTGATGTGCATCAGGAATAAAGTACATaggtcctgttgtgcatcaggtagcaatgcacatcaggcactttCCTCGCTCTGTTGTATAGTAGCATAACAGTAaccctctactggatatggataTTACGCAGCTGCACAATTCTAAGTCCACTTAAAAAGAtgtaagtccccaacaggattgTAAACAATGTAATTATTCTGTGTCCTCATAGGAGTGGTCATGAAGAGACTGCAGTGGCTGAACTGTGAGTCTGAAGGTTGTTGAGAGGAGATGTGTATGTGGAACTGCTATGCTATTCTATACCCTACAGGATCTTGGCCCCGTACATCTATATTTATCAGAGTGTAACCACACTATACCATTTATAGCAAACTAGTTTTCAAGAAGTATTTTTCGTCACCATTTACAGTAGTAAAATGGTTTAGATGAACTCAGAATTGGTCTGATGCTCACTCACTTCAAAGGTGAAAAGGGGGTAAGGATATTATCAAAGACATGAATATCTATGCTTAGGGCCAATGTcatgtacagttagccctctatatccacggattcaagcatccatggcttgaaaatattttttaaaatatatacatgccaaaaagcaaatcttgattttgccattttatataaaggacaacattttactacatcattatatttaataggacttgagcactcgtggattttggtatctacgaggggtccaggaaccaaacctcgGGAGATaccaagggtcaactgtatttatATTCAGTAttcaaaagttagaattgtagcCCATGAAGGCCTGTACTTACAATGGAATGAGAACTCTCTGTCACAGGCCAGCCAGTCAGCATATCCTGACTGGAAGATGAGGTGAATCTTCCTTTCTCTCCACTTTGGTTCCCTACAATAACtgtaaaaaatatgaaaataaaatcaaaatgtgtatgtgtgcgcacacgcgcgcacacacacatttgggggggaaaagagagagaaaagacactTCAATCAAAGTAATATGGCGAGCTCACCATTTACGTTGGCCTTTTTTATCCCTTGCTGAATTACATCAAGTGGTGTTACAGGTGATGTGATAGCAACGGATTTATATTTaacctatattttaaaaatagaaagaaagagatagTAATGTGACTGTAATGTTAACAATGGCATAATGCATCcattccctccaacattttacaaataaaaaccaTGGTCCATGTGGCCAAAGAACATCTGAGTATGGTAGAAAGAGTGTGACCAAGCAACAAGCAGCCAAAAGCTATTACTACAGAGAACACAggggaaaaacatattttaaagcagGGAAATCCTTGAATGTATGTTCTGAATTTAGGAAAACttgtaaaaaagacaaaaaacctAAACCAGCCACCTGGGAAGGGCTCTATCCCCTTTGTCTTAGTGACTAGGGAAATTCACCCTATGCATGCTCTGGAGTATTCTCCTTTATTACATCCCATATTCCAGGACTAAGTTCTGATTCAAAAGAATCCCTGCAAAGGAAACTTCTCTTTCGAAAATGAACCACAAATCTGATCAGTGCAGTCAAAATAATATGAATACCAAATATAAATATATCTGATTGTTTTCATGCTCTGCTTCCTCCTCACATAAAATAGTTATCATCCTCCTGAGAGAAGCACCCTCTCTATTGTCACAGCTTAATTTGAGGCAAGGCTCACTAGAACTCAGTTCCTAAAATCTATTTGTTATGCCATGATTTATGCACCTTcagattatttattatatatacttACTATTAATGGATCTGGGGCTTTACAGAGCACAAAATGGCACACTTCTACCCTAAAGAACTGACAGCCTAAAGTATGTAAACTGAGGAATTAATGCTGCGTCTTGTGAAAGGAGAGCCAATGAGGTATGGTGAtgtgggtgttggactaggactctggaggaccCAGGTTCAAACCTCTGCTCaaccacagaaactcactgggtgaccttggacaagtcacgttctctcagcctaagaataaatctgaataaatcttgccagcaaaacaataggtttgccatagattggagtcaacttgaaggcacataaaagcAAATTCTGGTCAAGAATGGCGTCTGAGCTGGCCATAATACTCCGGGAGGAGTATCATCATCTGATGTTGAAGGCTTTTAAATAACTGCTAAGTGATTTCGGTGTTGGCATTAATGATGTCAACAACGTCTATCCAGCAATTGCCCTTAGAGTCACACAAATAAGGCCGTATATCTGTGCAAACAGTTCTGATGGCATTTCTGGGCAAGGGCTTTCAAATCTGTCAGCAAATAAATCTTGACATATCGTTCTACATTACAAAATCAAAGGAACCACTAGTTTGCCAGTGATAGGAACAGTCCTTGGAATAATTACCACTGCTCTCAGAATCCTACAACCAGTATGACTACTCTTGATTGGGGGATGCTGCGAGTTGTAGCCTCCAAAAAGGACTTTTCCAAATTTTAGATAGGAAAATAGCAGGGAGGTAAGAGGTGGGCTaggacatttcaaaataaaatgttaacatcTATATAAGCTTTTGTAATGTAACCATGGTCTAATTATCATACAGGTAGTGTCCAACCACATGAGCTTTTAAATTGTGTATCCACAGCTTCAGTAGCAAAAGGTGTGACATATGTGAGCTAAAGGCAGATTTAATTATATATACGTCCCATATTAAACTGGCAGTCAAAGGGCACCAGTTGTACATGCAGTCATAATCATCATTCCGTTAAATATCCATTATTATATATatggagaaccagtgtggcatagcggtttgagtgctggacgagggctcccagagtcttagttcaacactcaaaagaTACCCTCTGAGTGGTCTTGTgaaagttacattctctcagcctaagaggaggcAAtaacaagcctcctctgaataaatcttgtgaaAAACACATCAGGGTCAGCATTGCTCAGAGTTTACTTGAAgccacatgacaacaacaaattaaactgGAAGTTTCCTAGTTGTGTTTCACTGgagaataatctttgaaaactacattaaTTTGCTACCACATCTCTTTTAAGGCTCTTACCCAAAGTCCCATTTCTACAGATGCAAGAAGAAACACactttgtcttttcttcttcactCAACGTGCCCCCCcttttttacttgttttttaTTGTCCAGTGGGCCCAAGAagcaaaacatttatttcaaGGTAATCCCCCTGAAGTCTATAGGATCATCCTGTATACATAACTAGCTGCTGGCAGGGTAAGGGTGCATTCCAGTATTCGTTTACATAGGAGTAATTCCTCATTGCAGTCCATGGATCTGACTTCTGAGCAGACATTTAAAGGCTTGCACTGTAAATCTATCTTGCTCTTTTTGTACCATTTCCCTTAGCTTATTATGTGTGTTCTTTCTAACTAATAACTAGTTCTACATATACAGGCAATTagtattgaaaataaaataattgttataTTTGCCTTGTGTGTTCATATCTACCCACCATCATGACAAGTCTTAATTAGGAAGagaattaaaatattctttcattGCCTTCACGTGGGTACTTTTCGGATCCAAATCACCAGATCTTCTTCTTACATCGGACTCTACCTGATGATTTGTTCACTTTTTTACACACTGCAGGTGATTTGGCCTGAAGTCACACATATATAAAGACACATGATTTCTACTGGTCCACTTATTTTCTGCTTACTTTGTGTGAATTCACTTGAAGTTTCTTCCCATCATATGGACGAAACCCTggaaggaataaataaataaataaaaaataaaactggattTTCCACCTTCTTGGAATTACACTGTAAAGCCCAAACCTTTACAAGCTGCCACAAGGCATGACAAACTGGATTCTCTTCATAGGAAAAACATACCTTCAATCAGATAGGATGTCATCATGCCCTAGTCAAAAGTTAAGTTTATTTATGAAGATCTCATAATACTCTTCTCTAAAGAATTGCTGCTGTCTACTCTGAGAAGTTGTTTCCTCTAAAGTAAATATGTTCTTGGGATGTGATCCTGATAAGACTTGCGAGATGAGGATCAATGGGAGAAAGTTTACTATGCTCTGGCACCTTTCAGCAGTAACAATGAGGACAGTGTGCAGACAATGTATTACTGTACATCCTGATCCAGCAAGGCTAAGGCTGatgcaacactgcagaaataacgtaGTTTGTCACAGCTTTAACTGTGAtgtctgaatgctatggaatcctatgatttgtagtttgttgtggaaccagagctgaCAGAGTAGGCtgagtatctcacaaaactacaaaaaccatttctagtttttttctgggggtttggggctatgtagccatgttctagaagagtttattcgtgacgttttgccagcatctgtgggtagcaccttcagagaatgctggtaaaGGAGAGTGTTGGGTATATATatagtgtgaccctgggtaaaagcctttaacttcacattCTCATCCacaactcttacatttgctgtgttgcattcccttggtcacttttcCTGCCCCTTTGCTTTGGATGCCTGAACTGCATTGCTGAACTTagggtgcatccgcactgcagaaataatccagtttgacaccactttaactgtcatggttcaaatgctatggaagtctgggatttgtagtttgttgtggcaccagagctctctgacagagaaggctaaatatctcacaaaactgcagttctcagaattccatagcatggagtcatggcaattaaaatggtgtcaaactagattatttctgcagccccaAGTTTTACATTATAGCAATGCTACTAATttgaggaatgaaggaaaatttcatttggaaggtgccgaattcttatttggaggggcaaaTCCCTTGTTtttggtctccccccccccccccccccagctacgccCATTCTAGACACTTTTGTCTCAGTCTCTCATCCCAGGCATAAGTATTGTGGTGATAAAATGGCATAGGGCATCTCATGGCATATATTAAGGTGATAGCTACAAATAAGTGCACAAACATGCTCTGACAAGTTTTTCACTTGAATGAGATTTGAACTTATTTTGGAATGTCCACTGCTCTGAGGCTCCATTTAGGGTTTCCCTACAATCGCATCTGAACAAGGCATCCTTAAGTTGCAGCTGCTTTGAGCTGTGTGTATTGTTACCCTAAGCCCTTGCTATCTTCCTTCCTATCTGTTTTGTTCCCAGCTGTTTACAAGGGCTTCTTATTGAGAATTTTCTTCTTGGCCTTTACTGCTCCATACTCAATGGATGCTTTTGAGTCAGAATCACTATACAACCCTCTTGTTTTCCAAAGCATAGGTTTCTATTATGTTtgattcattatttttcttttaccgGTGTCAGTTGCTGCTGTATGTTTAGGATTGCTGTAAGGTCCAGGTAGCTGGTGAAGCTGGTTTACTAAAAACACTCTAGAGAAAACACAAAAGGAGACAATAGGCAGTTTAGATATTACTGGAATAAAGCAGGACAAATTAATTGCATGTAGAGGAActagcctaaataccttaaaggtactagatcccatttgatcttggaagcaaattAGAGTCAGCTCTGATTAGGACTTAGATGGCAGACCAGCAACAAAAAtcaggggctcattcccactatgtttcaaaccagtttgcaaatcggtttgaagcggtttaaatgaccctggtttatACTTGAAtcaaatcactgaagcaattcagagGGGGGGGCATGTGCGAGACctatttaacctgtgtctttttgacactatttttttccatttctttttggataaaggtaaatcaattccatgcaagtgtgaaccagatgcagattggaacCAATTTcgagaaacaatttgaagaatcGAATTCATGAATTGATTCAGTGTTAGCGTGAAtgagatgtggatcagaatcaatttactatggcctgttacagactgccaaaataaagctgcttcgggtctctttggagatatgctatttaaatgatgcatgggtcctaaaagtctggaggtcgcgccaaagccacactccatttctaagcactggagtgcagctttggtgcagcttccggattcttaggatgcatgcatcatttaaacagcatacctccaaagagacccgaagcagctttattttggcagtctgtaacaggccatgtgATAAGAGGTTGCCGAGTGGGGAAGCAGAAATTAACAACCTGTTTTTGCTCACCCTTTGACTCTCATATGGAAGTACGGAAGTGAAATTGCAGTGatggacagagagagaaaaatcccacTGAAAAAGCTTCAGAATGAACCgattcatttgccaatgtgaactacaagtggattattttgagtGACTCCTGCAGGAAACAGTTTAAATTAAATTgattcattcgtcaatgtgatccacaaatgggttatttttattttattttacagcaagaaaatgcaattggggcaaatgtagtgtgaaccatgcccTGCTGCCAAACTGATCCATCAAATTGGatcgcaaagcgatttatttgtaagtgggaatgaggcccaagtgctgtagactatatttcagaggaaggaacaaaactatctctgaatattccttgtctaagaaaaccctatgaaatccatagggtcaccatacgccaacaggcaacttgaaggtgcatatacacacacaatgaaaGATTATGTATTATACTGAATAAATTACAGCCAGCAATAGCCCATTGGGTGGCTGTAACATGCTCTATGTTGGCTAGTCTTTGAAAGGGGCTGAGAAGCTTCAGCTGGCTCAAAAAACTGCGGTCAGGCTATAGACTGGTTACAAAGACAACTCCCTTGTTATAACAGCACTACTGACCGTCAGCCTGTTTCTGAGCACAAGTCAAAACCTGGattcctgttagtgacatacacaggtgTGAGTCGTGCTATtcattcaatgtgtgtgtgtaaagttggACAATGTATAATGGTTACACCCAGCTTACAGGGGAGTAAGTAGAGTTGCACATGGGGACCATGATGCATGTGACAGTGCATTAAAGGACACAGAATAGCATGTGAATGCATATGGCCTGTATGCATTGCACTTGTATTACAGATTGTTGGACATATGGACTGATTGTTCTGGTTAGAATGAAAATGTTGATGAGATgtgacttttttggggggggagggaacgtttttaaataattttgttttaaaagtttaacaaattaaaaattaaatttatttttttaaaaacttcccactgagcctcaccccagtCACACAATCTCTTCAATGTTTCAAAGAGACTCAGGTGAACACTGCAGCTTGTTTCtaacaaaaggcagatgtttgggggatcagtggtgtcacccccccttgaGGTGTGGCCCACAACCCACcaaccccctagtgacacccctgtcTCCTCCTACACTTGGAGAGAAACAAGCCTGAATCAAAAGGCCTCTGCTATGTGTGAGTTCtctccatggctgcatctacactgcagaattaatgcagtttgactaccactttaactgctatggctccatgctgtggaaccTGGGATTTGAGGTGATATGGCACCAGAGTTGTCTCACAGGGAAGGCtataaatacctcacaaaactacaaatccagaattccatcgcattgagccatgacagttaaaatgttgtcaaactgcatgattttggcagtgcagatgcaacccatgTTACTCAGAATCCTAATTCCCCGCAGACAGTCTGCATGGATGCAGATGATCATTGCTTTTGATTCATCACTCTGTGTTTTGGCGGTGATGGAAGCAATAACAGAAGTGAGCTTTCAGTGGAAACTTTTAAGCAAATGTTTATACTCTTGAATACCTTGAAGAACTGTGGTTCCATCATTACAGGTGGTCACTTCAATGATATAAACTGCAACTATTTCATGCCGTCTTTGTGTTCCTAGTTGCTGTTGCCAGTTTATCACCTGGTGGCCATCCTTTGGGCAATGAGCCTTTTTATACTTAGTTGGGCTGATCCTCAGATAGCAGTCCACCACTGCAGCTGTGCTTGGAAAATTACTAGCTTACAAACTAGGATCACCTCCATTCCACAGTGAGGCAGTAAAGTAAACTTCTGAGAAGGTAAGTTCTACATGCCTATTAAAAACCTTTTAACTTAATGACACAACTCCTCTGTTTTCAGACCCGTCGTACTCCTATATACAAGCAGCTGTTTTTCAACAGAGATGAATTTTGTATAAACAGTGAGATCATTTTCTCCTTACAGACACtactaaaaaaaatcccacatggATAATTAACTGTATTCTTGATGGCAACACAGCATATCAAAGCACAGGAGGCTTTTGCTTTGACCACCTAGGTTACTTCCAGATCTctttctgattctttttttttttaatttttaaaattaattttaacatatACAATCTAATTTCCAATTAAAGTAATGTGCATTCAGAAAGtataaagacaaagaaaaaaggaagaggggaagaatacAAATAACTAATGTGCATTAGGGTTCTGACCCcgtgccccccccccgcccccaaaaaagtaaaaagaaaaagatatcattctaccattacagatccaactacttaatcctactaaaattacaaaaaaaatatagccacagattattacatGGTTAGGTTTCTTATTGCTTAAAAAATTCATAAACAGTTTCCAagctttcaaaaagtcttcaattgGCTTGTCCTTTAGAACTGACATTAATTTGGGTTTATTCCCAGACCTTAAAAAATCCATTGTTTTGTAGTCAGTGTTTCAGTCTATTTCCAAGTTTCAGAATACaatatttttgctgctgttgtcgTATTTCAAAGAAGTAATCAATATTTTCTCTCCCGTTTTTTATCCATAATACCTAACAAAAAAATTTCTAGTgacattacaaaatatatttgtgaACTTTTTGGATTAATATATAACTCCTAGACCAGTAACTTTTTGCCTtcttacaagtccaccacatatgaaaaaaggatCCCTCCTTTTCAGACATTGTCAACATTGCCTTGAAATATTTGAAACACCTTATCATGTACTCTTTCACAGGCTCATCTTCTGTCTCTAGTTTCCAAAGCCATTTATACCTTTTTAATTATATAATCATCATCTTTCCACAACTCTAAATAAACTTATTTCCTCTAACCTCTATGGTTGCAtatctcttgtcttgattaaatCTGTCCTTAAGTTGTATGTAAGTAAACCAGTTATGAGCTTTGCTTTTCATAAGAATCATCTCTCATGATTTAAACTTCCAGTTGTCTTGGTCAAAATAGAACATGGCAACCATTTCCAATTTAActgattctttcttttaaaaatgcttcctgCAGTGTGGTGGCTAATATTATCTTAGGAAATGTCTCTGTATTTATACCTCATAGGAGAGCCTTCCtaatacaaatatatttaaattcaGCATGTGCCTTACCTTTATCATACCAAAATTAACCACAC
It includes:
- the C5H4orf51 gene encoding uncharacterized protein C4orf51 homolog; translated protein: MARYCFLAPGFPLPFSPLGPEAFEEIKCLAGQVWKQHIQENAECSTTYSGAYGNKRIDVVPTHSHATPSSPTRAHKPHPSEVFLVNQLHQLPGPYSNPKHTAATDTGFRPYDGKKLQVNSHKVKYKSVAITSPVTPLDVIQQGIKKANVNVIVGNQSGEKGRFTSSSSQDMLTGWPVTESSHSIELPTEQED